Part of the Carnobacterium pleistocenium FTR1 genome is shown below.
GGTGTACTGATACTGCCTAAGCCAATGCCAAATCGTAATTCAATGGGAGCCATGGACAATTCGATTTCAAAAATAATGCTTAAAATCACTTGTTTATTTTTTAGTAATCCTTGGAAGCTGTCTCCTAAAGTAATAATGAAATTAGAAGCAATGTCTTCTGCATATTTCTCATTTATTATTTGCAAAATAGAATGAAATTGTTCTTGCACTTCTTTTCGATCCGCAATTTTACGAGAGTCTTTAATATCCCCTATAATGGCTGCATATGGAGTCCCTACAGTTTGTCTGGTCATCTGATCACCTCTTTCTTTGATTATACCATAAGATTCACCTTAAAGTGAATCTTTATATAAAATTCATCTAAGAATGAATCTTTAAAGGGAACATCATTCAATAGTGCTAAATCGTTCTATGTAGTTAACATAAATAAATTATGGTTAACTACATAGAACTGTAAAAAAATTCCGATCCCTTAACTCTTCTTATTATTAACTGATAAAAGTGGCTACTTTCTTAAAAAAGCTCTAATCCATTACTTTTTTTCGTAAATACTGTAAAGTTTATATCGTTGATGAACTGACTATTATTCAATATGATGTAGAGGTTTCGGTGACCAAGAGTAAGATTTTCTGAAAGGAATTAATATAGAATTAGTGTAACTAATGAAAAAACCAAAATAATTATTTTGGTTTTAAAGTATTTTTTGCTATTTTTTTAATTTAGAACAAACTGTAGTTATGAATCATTTTTAGAATTTTTTCGCTTGATCAACCTTTTAAATTTACTTAAAAAATAATCTTTTTTTGAATCGTCTAATTCTAAATTTTCTTTTGGTAAGTCAGTTGTTATATCAATTTTTTTATCGATTTTAGAACCTTTTTTTAACCGTTCTTGAAATTTTTCTCTCATTAAAATTTCAATGTTTTTGAGATCTGGATATTTTCCATCTTTTTCTCCAGCAGCTATAATGGTCAACACCTCAATATAGCTCATAGAAAGAGCGGTTGTAATGATTGCAGCTGTTGAACCACTAATGAATCCTCCAACGACTGTACCTGCACCAGGTATCATTTTTATAACATTAGAAACGATATACCTTCCGGCAAAGGTCGCTCCGCCAGTCCCACCTATTGCTGCTACAAGACTTGCAATGGTTGATTTATCCATTGAAATACCAAATATTGCTGTGATATGAGCCAATAAAGTTACTTGCATAGGTACAAGAACGGATGCATCAGAAAAAGGTATTGGTAAAAAACCAACTCCAAATGATGTTCCAATGTATCTTAACGCCCAACTGCGCGCGGAATTAGCTTTGCGAGCTATATCTACTTGTTGGGCATTGTTAAAAGCTTTTTTTACCTCTTCCGGTATAATTTCAAAGCTTAATTCAATCAATTCTTTTAAGCCAAATGATGAAACTGAAAAATCTTCCGTTACTTTAAAATCTTCAGCCATAACAGCTACCACACCATAAATCGGCAAATTCAAATTTTCAATGTACTCTTTAAACAATGTTGCAGATTCACCAATAGACTGAGTTAAAACAATAACTACTGGAATTTTCCCACTCAATTCACTGATTAATTCAAGTTCTGTAGGCTCTATACGAGAGGAATTTGCATTAATGCAATAATAAGCAATATGGATTTCTTCCTTAATACCTGATTTCTTCTTTTCTTTAATAGTATCAAAAACCTCGTCTTTTATTTCTTTTTGTACTTCTAGACTCAATTCTAACCCTCTAGTATCATACAAAACCATTGGGATTCCTTCTTTAGAAATACGTCTTAAATGCTTCGTTATAGGTCTTCCAATACCTGTTAAAGCTAGATTTTCTCTGAAGACATTATTGATTAATGTACTCTTCCCTACTCCTGTCTTCCCGATTACCAACACGTTAACGGGGCTCATCTTTTTTAGCTCTTCTTCGGTTTTGTTTAAAATATCTTGAACCATATTGAAATTTTTATCTAAATTCTTCATAATAACCCTCCGTTTATTTAAAAAAAGCAAACACATTCTTTTAGTCTATACTTGATTTTACCATTATCTCTATCTTGAAGAAATAAATATGTGCCTACAAATCATTATCAACTAAAAAACCTAACTGTAATAGAGCCACAGTTAGGTTTTTTAATTTTTTATCGTTTATCATTTTCTTTTAATTGTTCTACTTTCGCTGGCTGCCATCCTTCACCGTCTATCCAGTTCAAGTATACGCGGTACGTTTTTGTTTGGTCACTATCTGAGACAGTTGCTACTACCTGCCCTTCCCCGCCATTTCCAACCCACCATTCAGTCATATCTGATTCATTTAAGCCAGTTGCAACTGCTGCAGCTTTTTTGATTTCGATACGGTCTTGAGAACCTTCGTTAAAATTAGTTGTATGTTCTCCTTCTTGTTCCGTTTCTACTGGTTTCCAATCCTCTGTATATGCTTCTGCTACATTATCATCGGTCGGTTCAGCTTCTTCTTTCTCATCAGATTCAGATTCTTCACTTTCCTCTGACTCCGCTGATTCACTTGCTACTGATTCAGAACTGCTCTCAGAACTGCTCTCAGAACTACTTTCAGAGCTTTGTGCTTCACTTTGAGTTGAATCATTACTATCTTCTATGACTACACTTGAACTCTCAGTTATTCCTTCTTGCTGACTATCTCCTCCACTAAAAAGTGACATTATCAACAATATAACAACGATTAAGGCCGCAATCACTACTGCAAAAGTCAATATTTTTACCGTTTTTCTTTCTTTATCATATTTATTTGAACGAGTATTCTTTTTATTATCTTTAGAATTTTTCATGTTGAGTCCCCAATCTTCTTAAATAATTTTCATTCTGTTTTCAGTATTTCTAAAAACTACTTAAATTAGTATACCA
Proteins encoded:
- a CDS encoding GTPase — translated: MKNLDKNFNMVQDILNKTEEELKKMSPVNVLVIGKTGVGKSTLINNVFRENLALTGIGRPITKHLRRISKEGIPMVLYDTRGLELSLEVQKEIKDEVFDTIKEKKKSGIKEEIHIAYYCINANSSRIEPTELELISELSGKIPVVIVLTQSIGESATLFKEYIENLNLPIYGVVAVMAEDFKVTEDFSVSSFGLKELIELSFEIIPEEVKKAFNNAQQVDIARKANSARSWALRYIGTSFGVGFLPIPFSDASVLVPMQVTLLAHITAIFGISMDKSTIASLVAAIGGTGGATFAGRYIVSNVIKMIPGAGTVVGGFISGSTAAIITTALSMSYIEVLTIIAAGEKDGKYPDLKNIEILMREKFQERLKKGSKIDKKIDITTDLPKENLELDDSKKDYFLSKFKRLIKRKNSKNDS
- a CDS encoding YrrS family protein, producing the protein MKNSKDNKKNTRSNKYDKERKTVKILTFAVVIAALIVVILLIMSLFSGGDSQQEGITESSSVVIEDSNDSTQSEAQSSESSSESSSESSSESVASESAESEESEESESDEKEEAEPTDDNVAEAYTEDWKPVETEQEGEHTTNFNEGSQDRIEIKKAAAVATGLNESDMTEWWVGNGGEGQVVATVSDSDQTKTYRVYLNWIDGEGWQPAKVEQLKENDKR